The following are encoded in a window of Sutcliffiella horikoshii genomic DNA:
- a CDS encoding ATP-dependent DNA helicase has translation MMKKLLVSVRKLVEFVMMGGSIDSRFTGSNVMQEGTRTHQRLQASRGDNYEKEVYLSIQIQIDDFELHIEGRCDGVYRNEKQVIIEEIKTTARDLNSVTEEDYKTYWAQLKMYAYIYCLKNGLDHITVHMVYAKRENEDEKTFEKHYELRELTMFVEEIAKEYLSFQKQLWKLKQARTESISKLKFPYDTYRTGQRDLAKAVYKTIREEKRVFAKAATGIGKTIATIFPSVISLQEGKQEKIMYLTAKTVTKMVAEDSFRLLIENGLEIKVVTVTAKEKICFQEETICQKEFCPFADGYYDRLKEGIKDILDNERLMDRKIIELYAKKHQLCPFEFSLDLAMFADVVICDYNYFFDPKVRLQRWGDFHKEAILLIDEAHNLVDRSREMLSASLSKSVFLQVSREIKGLDRELYLKLKAVNDTMLKWKKELLKTNEFVFDDKPPLLIEVLEEAVEACEQWLLRNPSGMAHQEILEAYFAGQDFLRIAKVYNNRYKTIVTIYKSEVTVKLACMDSSAAIMDSTSKAVATVFFSATLHPLGYFQTVLGGEEHDYYISINTPFHQDQIKVYAKNISTKYQDRQNSIQPIAEAIREVFHSEKGNFLVFFPSYEYLSLVFEAYEKFAVEDSIETLVQQPVMTETERELFLDRFNPDRKGTFIAFAVLGGIFSEGIDLKGDRLNGVGIIGVGLPRLSLERNVMKEHFQKQGQNGFDFAYVYPGMNKVQQAGGRLIRSEQDTGFLLLVDDRYFYPKYRELLPPEWQNFKRK, from the coding sequence ATGATGAAGAAATTGTTGGTATCAGTTAGAAAACTTGTAGAATTTGTCATGATGGGCGGAAGCATTGACTCGCGATTTACAGGCTCCAATGTTATGCAAGAGGGCACAAGGACCCATCAACGATTGCAAGCCAGCAGAGGCGATAATTATGAAAAGGAAGTATATCTTTCCATTCAAATACAAATAGATGACTTTGAGCTGCATATAGAAGGAAGATGTGATGGAGTCTATCGAAATGAAAAGCAAGTCATCATAGAGGAAATAAAAACAACAGCAAGGGACTTGAACTCCGTCACGGAAGAAGATTATAAAACATACTGGGCACAGTTGAAAATGTATGCCTATATTTATTGCCTGAAAAATGGACTGGATCATATAACGGTTCACATGGTATATGCAAAAAGGGAGAACGAGGACGAAAAGACTTTTGAAAAGCATTATGAGTTAAGGGAACTGACTATGTTTGTCGAGGAGATCGCAAAAGAATATCTTAGTTTCCAAAAGCAATTATGGAAGTTGAAGCAAGCAAGGACGGAGAGCATTTCCAAACTTAAATTTCCGTATGATACCTATCGAACCGGTCAAAGAGACCTGGCAAAGGCCGTCTATAAAACGATACGCGAAGAAAAGAGAGTATTTGCAAAAGCCGCAACAGGAATCGGTAAAACCATTGCAACTATTTTTCCATCGGTCATCTCCTTGCAGGAGGGAAAACAAGAGAAAATAATGTATCTGACAGCTAAAACAGTCACAAAAATGGTGGCAGAAGATTCATTTAGGCTACTTATTGAAAATGGGTTAGAGATTAAAGTTGTTACAGTCACTGCAAAGGAAAAAATCTGTTTTCAAGAAGAGACCATTTGTCAGAAAGAATTCTGTCCTTTTGCAGATGGTTATTATGACCGGCTGAAAGAAGGTATTAAAGATATTCTTGATAACGAGCGGTTGATGGATAGAAAGATCATTGAGTTATATGCAAAGAAACATCAGCTCTGTCCATTTGAGTTTTCGCTTGACCTTGCGATGTTTGCCGATGTAGTGATTTGTGACTATAACTATTTTTTCGATCCAAAAGTGCGGCTTCAACGGTGGGGAGATTTTCATAAGGAGGCGATCCTATTAATTGATGAAGCCCATAATCTAGTCGACCGATCTCGGGAGATGTTATCTGCTTCCTTGTCAAAATCAGTTTTCTTACAGGTTTCTAGAGAAATAAAGGGACTGGATCGAGAGTTGTACTTGAAGCTCAAAGCGGTCAATGACACAATGTTGAAATGGAAGAAGGAGTTGCTGAAGACAAACGAGTTTGTGTTTGATGACAAGCCTCCACTACTAATTGAAGTGCTCGAGGAAGCTGTGGAAGCGTGTGAACAGTGGTTATTAAGGAATCCTTCAGGCATGGCACATCAAGAAATATTGGAAGCGTATTTTGCAGGACAAGATTTCTTAAGAATAGCTAAAGTCTATAACAATCGTTACAAAACCATCGTGACAATCTATAAGAGTGAAGTGACGGTTAAGCTTGCTTGTATGGACTCTTCTGCGGCAATTATGGACTCAACAAGCAAGGCGGTTGCCACAGTGTTCTTCTCAGCAACTCTTCATCCGCTAGGCTACTTCCAAACTGTTTTGGGCGGGGAGGAGCATGATTATTATATATCGATTAATACACCATTTCACCAAGACCAGATTAAGGTTTATGCCAAAAACATCTCTACAAAGTATCAAGATAGGCAGAACTCCATTCAACCAATTGCAGAGGCAATCAGGGAGGTGTTTCATTCCGAAAAGGGGAATTTTCTCGTGTTTTTTCCTTCTTATGAGTATTTATCTTTGGTTTTTGAAGCGTATGAGAAGTTCGCTGTGGAGGACTCCATTGAAACACTTGTACAGCAGCCTGTCATGACAGAAACAGAACGCGAACTGTTTCTAGATAGATTCAATCCGGACAGGAAAGGGACCTTTATAGCATTTGCGGTGCTTGGAGGAATTTTCTCTGAAGGAATCGACTTGAAAGGGGACCGTTTAAACGGTGTTGGAATTATTGGGGTAGGCTTGCCCAGACTGTCTCTTGAAAGAAATGTAATGAAGGAGCATTTTCAAAAGCAAGGGCAGAACGGATTTGATTTTGCCTATGTTTATCCAGGTATGAATAAGGTGCAGCAAGCAGGAGGACGGTTAATTCGAAGTGAACAAGATACTGGTTTCCTTCTCCTAGTAGATGATCGTTATTTCTACCCTAAATATCGAGAGCTTCTTCCACCTGAGTGGCAAAATTTCAAAAGGAAATAA
- a CDS encoding mechanosensitive ion channel family protein: MNKTIDWFTNVWTADYWTDMNFWIDMGVSLLILLLFLLWRKLFTKYFFKGILAVSKKTPTDLFTYIVLAFDKPVRMFFVILGIFFALKTAPFTIMEAATLTKLMRSSIIALFGWGIFNFIPYSSNLFTNLSTRLEFEVDKIVMPFVTKVLRFILLALVFSIVLEVWEYDVGAIVAGLGLGGLAFALAAQESIKNLLGGFIIVTEKPFTMGDWIKTPSVEGVVEDISFRSTQVRTFAQAVVTVPNATLSNEPITNWSKMGKRQVTFKLGVQYDTSRTSLERVVRRIENMLRNHDAVDQETILVRFDSFGASSLDIFLYFFTKSVMWGEYLEVKENINFKIMEILEEEDVIVAFPTRTLHIESQEEKEQTKQYSLRGEKA, translated from the coding sequence GTGAATAAAACAATTGATTGGTTCACCAATGTCTGGACTGCCGACTATTGGACGGACATGAATTTCTGGATAGATATGGGAGTTTCTCTACTTATCCTCCTGTTGTTCCTTTTATGGAGAAAACTGTTTACTAAGTATTTTTTTAAAGGAATATTAGCCGTTTCCAAAAAAACACCTACAGATCTTTTCACTTATATTGTACTAGCCTTTGATAAACCTGTAAGAATGTTCTTTGTGATACTCGGTATATTCTTTGCCTTGAAAACAGCCCCATTTACAATAATGGAAGCAGCAACATTAACTAAACTCATGCGCTCTTCCATTATTGCCTTATTTGGTTGGGGGATATTCAATTTCATCCCGTATTCTTCTAATCTATTTACAAACCTTTCCACTAGATTAGAATTTGAAGTAGACAAAATCGTTATGCCGTTTGTAACGAAGGTATTGCGATTTATCCTTCTCGCATTAGTATTCAGTATTGTGCTAGAAGTATGGGAATATGATGTTGGCGCGATTGTAGCTGGTCTGGGTCTTGGCGGACTTGCCTTTGCATTAGCCGCACAAGAGTCTATTAAAAACTTATTAGGTGGATTCATCATTGTAACGGAAAAGCCTTTTACAATGGGAGATTGGATCAAGACACCAAGTGTAGAAGGAGTCGTAGAGGATATTTCATTCCGCAGCACACAAGTGAGAACTTTTGCTCAAGCTGTAGTTACCGTCCCTAATGCCACTCTATCAAATGAACCTATCACAAACTGGTCCAAAATGGGGAAACGTCAAGTCACCTTTAAACTTGGCGTCCAATACGATACAAGCCGCACCAGTTTAGAAAGAGTGGTTCGAAGAATTGAAAATATGTTGCGCAACCATGATGCGGTTGACCAAGAAACCATTCTAGTCCGATTTGATAGTTTTGGAGCCAGCAGCCTGGATATTTTCCTTTATTTCTTTACCAAATCCGTCATGTGGGGCGAATATTTAGAAGTAAAAGAGAACATCAATTTTAAAATCATGGAAATCTTGGAGGAAGAAGACGTAATCGTAGCCTTCCCGACAAGAACGCTCCATATCGAATCTCAAGAAGAAAAAGAACAAACAAAACAATACAGCCTAAGAGGCGAAAAGGCATAA
- a CDS encoding ABC transporter permease subunit: MGVVWNITKSFLFFLFIAVLLILAVLFPRQPDIDVQGRAQTLEYGYEFSWAAYHHNISLFLKDVKDNNTLGMTRYNKPAEEELWPHLGRSLKVIVAACAITIIFGILKGIFDFYDRNNGWNVFGKGLTWLIQSIPDFFLILCLQWVIIFHLPFIKLFGHSHWFSFLIAGVLVALYPMLYVARITSATLGNEKGKPYIQVARSKGLSKEKVLWKHMLKNSLYPIMSNLPAVMLYLLSNLLIVEWFLDYRGAAYRMFQALDVKSSLSGSMRYVNESGLIIGFGLSFMVIVFAAQVLSILFMKKLEPR, encoded by the coding sequence ATGGGGGTAGTTTGGAACATAACAAAGTCATTTCTGTTCTTTTTATTTATTGCAGTTTTACTAATCTTGGCAGTCTTATTCCCTAGGCAGCCTGATATTGATGTGCAAGGAAGGGCTCAAACATTGGAATACGGATATGAATTTTCCTGGGCGGCATATCACCATAATATATCTTTATTCCTTAAAGATGTAAAAGATAATAATACATTAGGTATGACCAGGTATAATAAACCAGCTGAAGAGGAACTATGGCCACATTTAGGTAGAAGTCTGAAAGTAATAGTAGCCGCATGTGCTATTACCATTATTTTTGGAATACTAAAAGGGATTTTCGACTTTTATGATCGTAATAACGGGTGGAATGTTTTTGGTAAAGGGTTAACGTGGCTCATCCAATCTATACCCGATTTCTTTTTAATCCTCTGCTTGCAGTGGGTCATTATATTCCATTTACCTTTTATTAAATTATTTGGCCACTCCCATTGGTTTAGTTTTTTGATAGCAGGGGTGTTGGTTGCATTGTATCCTATGCTTTATGTTGCAAGAATCACATCAGCTACGCTTGGTAACGAAAAAGGGAAACCATATATTCAAGTAGCCCGATCAAAAGGTTTATCCAAAGAAAAAGTGTTATGGAAGCACATGCTTAAAAATAGTCTCTATCCCATCATGTCAAACCTTCCCGCGGTTATGCTTTACTTATTGTCCAATCTTTTAATCGTGGAATGGTTTTTGGATTACAGGGGCGCGGCCTATAGAATGTTTCAAGCACTCGATGTCAAAAGCTCTTTATCGGGGAGTATGCGTTATGTGAATGAATCTGGGCTTATTATCGGCTTCGGTTTAAGCTTTATGGTTATTGTATTTGCCGCGCAAGTCCTTTCCATTCTATTTATGAAGAAACTTGAACCAAGGTAG
- a CDS encoding ABC transporter permease: MKRNWTLILGSSFFIILVLITLIGPYLPFIDNVLESKRIIFTDSGVLTAPYEPSRDFLLGSDKEGRDLLSIIVVGARETLGLILAVAALRYAIAILLAVLSVNKKGPFHWILQGWNQIFSALPVIFSAIILLSLPIIFFHEHRFFWAIAILAAIEVGRVGTILQSHFHMIKKTPYVEAGITVGVSPLTLFITYYLPNALPDLVVQFFLDMGRIALLIGQLGIFSIFITQQFVQLNYGSGIIENTSLNWATMLGQARGDLLRAFWIPFFPALALAFTVLTFNVLGEGLRKHFHRLEA, translated from the coding sequence ATGAAACGTAATTGGACGTTGATTTTAGGAAGCAGCTTTTTCATTATTTTGGTCTTAATAACATTAATAGGACCTTACCTTCCTTTTATTGATAATGTGCTAGAATCAAAGCGCATTATTTTCACGGACTCTGGAGTGTTAACAGCGCCATATGAGCCTTCACGAGATTTTCTTTTAGGTTCGGATAAAGAGGGAAGGGATCTATTAAGCATCATAGTGGTCGGAGCGAGGGAAACTCTTGGGTTAATTTTGGCCGTTGCAGCATTACGCTACGCAATCGCCATCCTATTGGCGGTCTTGTCGGTAAATAAAAAAGGCCCTTTCCATTGGATCCTTCAAGGATGGAACCAAATATTTTCTGCGTTGCCGGTCATATTTTCTGCCATTATCCTTTTGAGCTTACCTATCATCTTTTTCCATGAACACCGATTCTTCTGGGCTATCGCCATTTTGGCAGCGATTGAAGTGGGAAGGGTCGGAACAATCTTACAAAGTCATTTCCATATGATCAAAAAGACACCTTATGTAGAAGCGGGTATTACTGTCGGCGTCTCTCCGCTCACACTTTTCATCACGTATTATTTGCCTAATGCTTTGCCTGACTTAGTGGTTCAGTTTTTCCTTGATATGGGCAGGATTGCACTGCTGATTGGACAGCTTGGTATTTTTAGTATTTTTATTACGCAGCAGTTTGTGCAATTGAATTACGGCTCAGGAATTATTGAGAATACAAGTTTGAACTGGGCGACGATGCTTGGTCAGGCGAGAGGGGATTTGTTGCGTGCGTTCTGGATTCCATTTTTTCCTGCCCTGGCGCTTGCCTTCACTGTTCTCACGTTCAATGTATTGGGAGAAGGCCTCCGCAAGCACTTCCACCGATTAGAAGCATAA
- a CDS encoding YeiH family protein, whose amino-acid sequence MNKTDIYKFIPGILLILIISIAAKLLGGLFPSIGAVLFALLIGIIIRNSFELNEKYNIGIVMVVKKWLKVAIILLGATLSFGSILDIGAQSILVILLVVTGGIAVTLLVGKLMKIDKMLALLIGVGTSICGATAISVVKGVVKAKESIVAYAISTIFFFNILATFLYPVLGQWLQLSVSQMGIWAGTSIHDTSSVVAVGYLLGDEVGEVATTVKLVRTLFILPLVLAISFIMVRRNDSAQSLKGAFPVFILGFLFMSGMYSTGMISEAMSGYLGSIAKFLIVMVMAGVGLQVRWKSIHSLGMKPFLAGFIASVFVGVTSLLFILYIL is encoded by the coding sequence ATGAATAAAACAGACATCTATAAATTCATTCCGGGAATATTACTTATCCTGATTATTTCAATAGCAGCCAAACTACTCGGCGGATTATTCCCATCAATCGGTGCAGTACTATTCGCCTTATTAATCGGAATCATTATCCGGAACAGTTTCGAACTTAATGAAAAATATAATATAGGAATAGTGATGGTCGTGAAAAAATGGCTTAAGGTAGCGATTATCCTTTTAGGGGCAACCTTAAGTTTTGGCAGTATCCTTGATATTGGCGCTCAATCCATCCTCGTAATCCTTTTAGTAGTAACCGGAGGGATAGCAGTCACATTATTAGTAGGTAAACTGATGAAAATAGATAAAATGTTAGCATTATTGATTGGTGTAGGGACCAGCATTTGCGGGGCAACAGCTATTTCGGTGGTTAAAGGTGTGGTGAAAGCTAAAGAATCAATCGTTGCGTATGCCATTTCTACTATTTTCTTCTTTAATATTTTGGCAACGTTCCTTTATCCTGTTCTTGGGCAGTGGCTTCAACTATCTGTTTCGCAAATGGGAATATGGGCAGGTACATCGATTCATGATACCTCTTCTGTTGTAGCGGTAGGGTACTTGCTTGGAGATGAGGTAGGGGAAGTTGCGACAACAGTGAAGCTAGTTCGTACCCTGTTTATCCTTCCTCTAGTACTCGCCATTTCCTTTATTATGGTTCGCAGAAATGACAGTGCGCAAAGTTTGAAAGGGGCCTTTCCGGTTTTTATCCTTGGCTTTTTATTCATGAGTGGAATGTATTCAACTGGTATGATCTCGGAAGCAATGAGCGGATATTTGGGGTCTATTGCGAAATTCCTTATTGTCATGGTCATGGCCGGCGTTGGTCTTCAGGTTAGGTGGAAGAGTATTCACAGTTTAGGAATGAAACCATTTCTCGCCGGTTTTATTGCTTCTGTATTTGTTGGAGTCACCAGTTTACTGTTCATCCTGTATATTTTGTAA
- a CDS encoding DNA ligase D: MIKPMLPTLHRNPPQGNDWVYEVKYDGFRCIASLDINHITLQSRGGTELSSTFPETVRFLSELTLNDAWKQMLPITLDCELVVLSSPLKGNFQLIQKRGRTKTKEKINALSKEHPATLLAFDLLEVRGEALISAKFSDRKKRLLQLFEHIGLPLSPVEKSSSRLQYVPFSTDSDELWKQIKLQNGEGLIAKKIKSTYSKGKRSTDWIKVKNYKTVTCFITAYQKDNGYFHIGVFKGESVVDIGLFSHGLTSEERAALIAVIKQNSDNEDEKFVFVNPGICVEIFYLEVYQSQLRHPEFKRFRFDIDVKECTARNLTKPPLPASVAITNPDKPLWEEPLVTKQAFIDFLSHCSPYMLPFLKDRAITVIRFPHGMAGESFYQKNCPDYAPSFVEKHVDQDINSILCNNMETLIWLGNQLALEFHIPFQTIYSTDPSEIVFDLDPPSKEHFSIAITGALMMKEIFDQLGLHSFIKTSGRKGLQVYIPLPEGQFTYRETREFTGFIAHYLVSKEPALFTVERLKKHRGNRVYVDYVQHAEGKTIIAPYSLRGNDVPTVATPLFWKEVKEDLWPEEFTLFSVQERLKRLGDPFSEYTTSKTTQPFENVLSSLKGLHKAHEH, encoded by the coding sequence ATGATTAAACCGATGCTTCCCACCCTCCACCGAAATCCACCGCAGGGGAATGATTGGGTATATGAAGTCAAATATGATGGATTTCGATGCATTGCATCCTTGGACATCAACCACATTACTCTCCAAAGCAGAGGCGGAACGGAACTTTCCTCCACATTCCCTGAAACTGTCCGTTTCTTAAGTGAATTAACCCTTAACGATGCTTGGAAACAAATGCTTCCGATAACATTAGACTGTGAACTTGTTGTTTTATCTTCCCCGCTAAAAGGAAATTTTCAATTAATACAAAAACGGGGAAGAACGAAAACGAAGGAAAAAATCAACGCGCTTTCTAAAGAGCACCCTGCTACACTTTTAGCCTTTGATTTGCTGGAAGTAAGAGGAGAAGCATTAATATCAGCAAAATTTTCCGATCGAAAAAAGAGACTCTTACAGCTTTTTGAACATATTGGTTTACCACTTTCTCCTGTTGAAAAAAGCAGTTCAAGACTTCAGTATGTTCCTTTTTCCACCGACTCTGATGAACTATGGAAACAAATCAAACTGCAAAATGGCGAAGGGTTAATTGCTAAAAAGATCAAAAGTACATATAGCAAAGGCAAGCGCTCAACAGACTGGATTAAAGTAAAAAACTATAAAACGGTAACATGTTTCATCACTGCTTACCAAAAGGATAATGGTTATTTCCATATTGGTGTATTCAAAGGGGAATCAGTGGTGGACATTGGACTATTTTCACATGGTCTTACATCTGAAGAGAGAGCTGCATTGATTGCAGTCATCAAGCAAAACAGTGACAATGAGGACGAAAAATTTGTTTTTGTAAACCCAGGGATCTGCGTAGAGATATTTTATCTTGAAGTATATCAGAGTCAGCTTAGACATCCTGAGTTTAAGCGATTCCGCTTTGATATAGATGTAAAAGAGTGTACCGCGCGGAACTTAACAAAGCCACCTCTCCCTGCTTCTGTTGCCATCACCAACCCAGACAAACCGCTTTGGGAAGAACCATTGGTGACAAAACAGGCTTTTATCGATTTTCTGTCTCATTGCTCTCCTTACATGCTTCCGTTTTTAAAAGACCGAGCCATCACCGTCATTCGTTTTCCCCATGGTATGGCTGGAGAAAGTTTTTATCAGAAGAATTGTCCTGATTATGCCCCTTCCTTTGTGGAGAAACATGTTGATCAAGATATTAACTCTATTTTATGCAACAATATGGAAACCTTAATTTGGCTCGGTAATCAGCTTGCATTAGAATTTCATATACCTTTTCAAACTATTTATTCAACTGACCCAAGTGAAATTGTCTTTGATCTGGACCCTCCATCAAAAGAGCACTTTTCCATCGCTATAACAGGTGCATTGATGATGAAGGAAATTTTTGATCAGCTTGGCCTTCACTCTTTTATTAAAACGTCGGGAAGAAAAGGGCTTCAAGTGTATATCCCCCTACCGGAAGGACAATTCACCTATCGAGAAACAAGGGAGTTCACTGGGTTCATTGCGCATTATTTAGTTTCAAAAGAACCTGCTCTCTTTACAGTGGAACGTTTAAAAAAACATAGAGGAAATAGAGTGTATGTGGATTATGTGCAGCACGCCGAAGGCAAAACAATTATCGCTCCTTATTCATTAAGAGGAAATGATGTGCCAACAGTCGCCACACCTTTATTTTGGAAGGAAGTGAAAGAAGATTTATGGCCAGAAGAATTTACACTTTTCTCTGTACAGGAGAGGTTAAAAAGGCTTGGTGATCCTTTTTCTGAATACACAACAAGTAAAACAACCCAACCATTTGAAAACGTGCTCTCTTCTTTAAAAGGGTTGCACAAAGCTCATGAACACTGA
- a CDS encoding Ku protein: protein MHTMWKGSISFGLVNIPIKMYSATEDKDIKLRTLHKECHSPIKYEKVCPNCEKEVEQEDLVKGYEYVKGKYVILSDEELKQLKEEHEDKSVKIIDFVKLEDIDPIYFNRSYFLGPGENGSKAYSLLREALEDSKKIGVAEITIRSKQQLAIVRVYKDCLVMETVHYPDEVRNVGDVPSVPERKKVDKKELDTAITLIDQLTTEFDPEKYHDDYREAVLRLVQEKINKEEGTTTPTDSDKSNVVDLMSALQASIERTKDQGGKTVKKNTETKADATEKNTSSTKPKKRTTRKKKASS from the coding sequence ATGCACACAATGTGGAAAGGTTCCATCAGCTTCGGGTTGGTCAATATCCCGATAAAAATGTATTCTGCAACAGAAGACAAAGACATTAAGCTAAGAACATTGCATAAGGAATGCCACAGCCCCATTAAATACGAGAAAGTCTGTCCAAACTGTGAAAAAGAAGTGGAACAAGAAGACTTAGTAAAAGGCTATGAGTATGTGAAAGGTAAATATGTCATTTTATCTGATGAAGAACTGAAACAGTTGAAAGAAGAACATGAAGACAAAAGTGTAAAAATCATTGATTTTGTAAAGCTCGAAGATATCGACCCCATCTACTTTAACCGCTCCTACTTTTTAGGACCTGGGGAGAATGGGAGTAAGGCCTATTCTTTGTTACGCGAGGCATTAGAGGATTCCAAAAAGATCGGTGTGGCTGAAATCACAATTCGTTCCAAACAGCAACTTGCCATCGTCCGTGTTTATAAGGATTGCCTTGTGATGGAAACGGTGCATTATCCCGACGAAGTCCGGAATGTTGGCGATGTACCAAGCGTACCAGAAAGAAAAAAAGTGGATAAAAAAGAGCTGGATACAGCCATTACCTTAATTGATCAATTGACTACAGAATTTGATCCTGAAAAATACCATGATGATTACAGGGAAGCCGTTCTAAGACTGGTCCAAGAAAAAATTAATAAAGAGGAAGGAACCACCACTCCAACTGATTCAGATAAATCGAATGTTGTGGATTTAATGAGCGCATTACAAGCAAGTATTGAGCGAACAAAAGATCAGGGTGGGAAAACCGTTAAGAAAAATACAGAGACAAAGGCAGACGCTACTGAAAAGAATACATCCAGTACCAAGCCAAAAAAGCGGACAACAAGAAAAAAGAAAGCATCTAGCTGA
- a CDS encoding SDR family oxidoreductase, producing the protein MNGYFFTGFPGFICQELVRELLLTKNVKNVFLLVLPTQKSVSAPIIQTYQQQFPQTSFHLIEGDITQPNLNMSREDQERVEKETNYVYHLAAIYDLAVKKEIAYQVNVNGTKQVVEWLKMLPNLKRFIYFSTAYVAGKREGKLLETELIHEASFKNHYEETKYLAEIIVDKEKELLPITIIRPGIVKGHSQTGETTKFDGPYLMLNFLHSLRFLPLIPHLGKGEAEFNVVPIDYIVKSTCYLTHSDRALGKTLHLTNPEPIKVREAYTVLMEKFLKKAPTGSIPLSLAKTFLRVPTARKWLKVEREALDYFTWKGSFDCSEARRILDDADINCPSFHTTADMMVKYYNDHKYDQMKHIHIS; encoded by the coding sequence ATGAATGGATATTTCTTTACTGGATTTCCAGGGTTCATTTGCCAAGAGCTTGTGCGTGAATTGTTGTTAACAAAAAACGTAAAAAATGTATTTTTATTAGTACTTCCAACTCAAAAAAGTGTTTCCGCGCCCATCATCCAAACTTATCAACAACAATTCCCACAAACATCGTTTCATCTTATTGAAGGGGATATCACTCAACCCAATTTAAACATGAGTAGGGAAGACCAAGAGCGTGTAGAAAAAGAAACGAACTATGTCTATCATCTTGCAGCGATTTATGATTTAGCAGTAAAAAAGGAAATTGCCTATCAAGTAAATGTCAACGGAACAAAGCAAGTGGTGGAGTGGTTAAAGATGCTGCCGAATCTCAAGCGGTTTATCTATTTCAGTACCGCGTATGTGGCTGGAAAGAGGGAAGGAAAGCTACTGGAAACGGAATTGATACATGAGGCTTCCTTTAAAAATCATTATGAGGAAACTAAATATTTGGCGGAAATAATAGTGGATAAGGAAAAAGAACTTTTACCAATCACCATTATTCGTCCTGGAATTGTAAAGGGTCATAGTCAAACAGGGGAAACAACCAAATTTGATGGTCCTTATCTAATGTTGAACTTTCTCCATTCTCTTCGTTTTTTGCCACTAATCCCACATTTGGGTAAAGGTGAAGCAGAATTTAATGTTGTTCCGATCGATTATATTGTAAAAAGCACATGCTATCTGACCCATTCAGATCGAGCGCTAGGAAAGACACTGCACTTAACCAACCCTGAGCCTATTAAGGTAAGGGAAGCATATACAGTTCTAATGGAAAAGTTCCTTAAAAAGGCACCAACTGGATCTATTCCTCTTTCATTGGCAAAAACATTTCTTCGTGTACCAACAGCTAGAAAGTGGCTGAAAGTAGAGCGTGAGGCATTGGATTATTTCACATGGAAAGGCAGTTTTGATTGCAGTGAAGCAAGAAGAATCCTTGATGACGCGGATATAAACTGCCCCTCATTTCATACAACAGCCGATATGATGGTAAAGTACTATAACGATCATAAATACGATCAGATGAAGCACATCCATATATCGTAA
- the sigI gene encoding RNA polymerase sigma factor SigI → MKPVLSLLFKFGKRRTKTLEDEVLEIQAGNIQLQNNLINKYKPFIAKAVSSVCKRYISETDDEFSIGLIAFNEAIEKYSKDKGSSLISFADLIIKRRVIDYIRKESKNSTVTMSEQEVDQDDYASNKIEATLSVEEFNKQIDQEHRREEIKYYQTVLNEFGLSFADLLECSPKHSDARQNAIEVAHTLVQNQDLKRHLFEKKMLPMKQLEGLVEVSRKTIERNRKYIIAVSIILSGDYIYLKDYLKGAITSEKRDCARSS, encoded by the coding sequence GTGAAGCCGGTGCTGAGCCTACTTTTTAAATTTGGCAAACGACGCACAAAGACTCTTGAAGATGAAGTGCTGGAAATCCAAGCTGGCAATATTCAACTACAAAACAATCTGATTAATAAATATAAACCTTTTATCGCGAAAGCAGTGTCATCCGTGTGTAAAAGGTATATAAGTGAAACGGATGACGAATTCAGTATCGGGTTGATTGCCTTTAATGAAGCGATAGAAAAATATTCCAAAGACAAAGGCAGCTCCTTGATTTCCTTTGCAGACCTAATTATTAAGCGCAGGGTTATTGACTATATAAGAAAAGAGAGCAAAAACTCTACAGTTACGATGTCTGAACAAGAAGTGGACCAAGACGATTATGCTTCTAACAAAATAGAAGCAACATTATCTGTGGAAGAATTCAATAAACAGATCGATCAAGAGCACCGAAGAGAAGAGATCAAGTACTATCAAACGGTATTAAATGAGTTTGGCCTTAGCTTTGCAGATCTTTTGGAATGCTCACCTAAGCATTCGGATGCAAGACAGAACGCTATAGAGGTTGCACATACTCTCGTACAAAACCAAGACCTGAAGAGACATCTCTTTGAAAAGAAAATGCTGCCAATGAAGCAGTTAGAAGGCTTGGTGGAAGTGAGTAGAAAAACAATAGAACGCAACCGGAAATACATTATTGCCGTTTCCATTATATTATCGGGGGATTATATATATTTGAAAGATTATTTAAAAGGGGCGATTACGAGTGAAAAAAGGGATTGTGCTCGAAGTTCATGA